The following DNA comes from Micromonospora chokoriensis.
GGTGCTCCTTGCCGCCGGGCAGCACCAGCGCCACGGTGCAGACGAACGAGGCGGCCCGCTGCTCGTCCGGCACGTCGGCGATCTGGTTCAGCACCAACTGGAGGTTGGCCTGGTCGTCGCCGTGCTGACCGGACCAGCGGGCGCTGAACACCCCCGGCATCCCGTTGAGCGCGTCCACAGCGAGCCCGGAGTCGTCGGCGATGGTCGGCAGACCCGTCTGCCGGCATCCCTCGCGCGCCTTGATCAGGGCGTTCTCACCGAAGGTCAGGCCGGTCTCCGGCAGCTCCGCGTACTGCTCGACGTCGTCCAGGCCGAGCAGGGCGATCCGGTGCGCGCCGAGCGCGCCGTCCAGGATCCGCTGAAGCTCCACCAGCTTCTTCCGGTTGCGGGTGGCGAGCAGGACCTTGTTCATGAGAGAAGTGCCTTCCGCTGGGCTTCGGCCAATTCGGTGCAACCCGCGACGGCCAGGTCGAGCAGACTGTCGAGCTGGTCCCGGGCGAACACGCCCGCCTCACCGGTGCCCTGCACCTCGACGAAGTCGCCCGCGCCGGTGCACACCACGTTCATGTCGACCTCGGCGGCCACGTCCTCCTCGTAGCAGAGGTCCAGACGGGCCTCGCCGGCGATGATCCCGACGCTGACCGCGGCCACCGACCGGTGCATCACCTTCTCCGGCTTGCCGGCCAACGCCTTGCGGGCGGCGAGCCAGCCCACGGCGTCGTGCAGGGCGACGTACGCGCCGGTGATCGCGGCGGTGCGGGTGCCACCGTCGGCCTGCAGCACGTCGCAGTCGAGCACGATCGAGTTCTCGCCGAGCGCCTTGAGGTCGATGCTGGCCCGCAGGCTACGGCCGATCAGCCGGGAGATCTCGTGGGTGCGTCCACCGACACGACCCTTGACGCTCTCGCGGTCGGAACGGGTGTTGGTGGCCCGGGGCAGCATCGCGTACTCGGCGGTCACCCAGCCGAGCCCGGAGCCTTTGCGCCAGCGGGGCACCCCCTCGGTGACGCTCGCCGTGCAGAGCACCCGGGTGCCACCGAATTCGACGAGCACCGAGCCCTCCGGATGGGTGCTCCAGCCTCGGGTCAGAGTCACCGGTCGGAGTTGAGAGGGCCCTCGCCCGTCAGGTCGCGCCATGCCTGCACCCTATGCGGTGCGGGGATCCACCTTCCTCGGGGTGCCCACGGGCGCGTCCGCGTCGTGCCCGCGGCGCACCGGTGAGCCCGCGCCACGGCCCGGCACACCCCGACCCGGACGGGGTGTGGTCAGACGTCGTAACTGGCGCCGGGACGGACCACGTCGATCGGTCCGGTGTACGCGGAGGCCGCCGACTCCAAGGTGTGGGCCTCGCTGCCCCAGGCCGCGACCAGGTGGGTGAGCAGCAACCGACCCACCACGGCCTTGGTCGCCGTCTCGCCGGCCTCCCGGCCGGTCAGGTGCAGGTCCGGTGGGTTGTCCACCCCGTCGAGGTAGCTGGCCTCGCAGAGGAAGACGTCGGCGTTCTGGGCCAGCCGCAGCAGCGCGTCGCAGGGCGCGGTGTCCGACGAGTAACACAACGAGCGGCCGTCGTGCTCCAGCCGCACCCCGTACGTCTCGACCGGGTGGTTGACCCGGTCGACGGTGACGGTGAACGGGCCGATCGGGAAGGTGCCGGGCTGGAGTGCGTAGAACTGGTACACGTCCTCGACGGTGCCGTCGTCGCCGTAGGCGGCGCTGAGCCGGTCCGGCGCACCGGACGGCGCGTACACGGGCAGCGCCGGGTAGGGGCCCTCCGGGGCGTACCGGCGGACCACCACGTAGGTCACGGCGTCGAGGATGTGGTCGCAGTGCAGGTGGGTCAGCAGGATCGCGTCCGGGGCGTGCAGGCCCGCGTACCGCTGGAGGCTGGACAGCGACCCGGAACCGAAGTCCACCAGGAGCCGGAAACCGTCGGCCTCGACGAGGTATGCCGAACAGGGCGCCTCGGGGCCGGGGAAGCTGCCGGCGCAGCCAAGGACCGTCAGTCGCATCGAGTGGTCTCGCTGTCACTGTCAGTAGCATCCATGTCGGCCGTCGCTCCAGCCATGATCTCTACCGACGCGTGCGTCACGCTGCGCAGCCTACGCCCGGGTACCCGGCAGCAAGAATGATCCAACGGAACTTGTCACGAACGTGACACCCGCTCACGGAGCGGCGGGCAGCACACGGGCCGCCGACACACGTCGACGGCCCGTAACGACCAACCCCAACCGGTCAGGCCCAGAGCTGCCCCTCCAGGGCGTCCTCGGCGTCGGCGAGCGTGCCGCCGTACGCACCGGTGGACAGGTACTTCCATCCACCGTCGCAGACCACGAAGGCCACGTCGGCACGCCGGCCGTCGCGGACCGCCTCGTGCGCCACCGCGAGCGCGGCGTGCAGGATGGCGCCCGTGGAGAAGCCGGCGAAGATGCCCTCCACCTCCACGAGCTGCCGGGTACGCAGCACCGCGTCCCGGGTGCCGACCGAGAACCGCCGGGAGAGCACCGAGGCGTCGTACAGCTCCGGCACGTACCCCTCGTCGATGTTGCGCAGCCCGTAGACCAGCTCGCCGTACCGAGGCTCGGCGGCCACGACCTGGATGCCGTCGACCTTCTCCCGCAGGTAACGACCGGTGCCCATCAACGTGCCGGTGGTGCCCAGCCCGGCCACGAAGTGCGTGATGCCGGGCAGGTCGTGCAGCAGCTCCGGCCCGGTCGTCTCGTAGTGCGCCCGAGCGTTCGCCTCGTTGCCGTACTGGTAGAGCATCACCCAGTCGGGGTGCTCCGCCGCGATCTGCTTGGCCGTGGCGACCGCCTGGTTGGAACCGCCCGCCGCCGGCGAGAAGATGATCTCGGCCCCGTACATCCGGAGCAGCTGGACCCGCTCGGTGGAGACGTTCTCCGGCATCACGCAGACCAACCGGTAGCCGCGCAGCTTGGCCACCATCGCCAACGAGATGCCGGTGTTGCCACTCGTCGGTTCGAGGATGGTGTCACCCGCCCGCAGCCGGCCGGCCTCCTCCGCCGCCCGCACCATGAACAGCGCCGCGCGATCCTTGATGCTGCCGGTGGGGTTCCGGTCCTCCAGCTTGGCCCAGAGCCGCACCGGCGGTGCCCCGTCGGGCACCGTCGGGGAGAGCCGGGGCAGACCGACCAGCGGCGTGCCCCCGCACGCGTCGAGCAGACTGTCGTACCGCGCCATGGCGGCCGACCTCAGCGAACCGCGACGGCGTCGCGCACCGCCGCGGCGGCGGCACCGTGCGAGCTGATCGCCGCGGCGGCGGCACCGTGCGAGCTGATCGCCGCGGCGGCGGCACCGTGCGAGCTGATCGCCGCGGCGGCGGCACCGTGCGAGCTGATCGCCGCGGCGGCGGCACCGTGCGAGCTGATCGCCGCGGCGGCGGCGAAGCCGAACGCGCCGCCGGCGACGGCCGGCAGGATGGTGACGCTGTCGCCGTCGGAG
Coding sequences within:
- the rdgB gene encoding RdgB/HAM1 family non-canonical purine NTP pyrophosphatase, with amino-acid sequence MNKVLLATRNRKKLVELQRILDGALGAHRIALLGLDDVEQYAELPETGLTFGENALIKAREGCRQTGLPTIADDSGLAVDALNGMPGVFSARWSGQHGDDQANLQLVLNQIADVPDEQRAASFVCTVALVLPGGKEHLVDGRQSGQVLRAPRGDGGFGYDPIFLGDGQERTNAELTPAEKDAISHRGKALRELAKLVAKVLPPAP
- the rph gene encoding ribonuclease PH; this encodes MARPDGRGPSQLRPVTLTRGWSTHPEGSVLVEFGGTRVLCTASVTEGVPRWRKGSGLGWVTAEYAMLPRATNTRSDRESVKGRVGGRTHEISRLIGRSLRASIDLKALGENSIVLDCDVLQADGGTRTAAITGAYVALHDAVGWLAARKALAGKPEKVMHRSVAAVSVGIIAGEARLDLCYEEDVAAEVDMNVVCTGAGDFVEVQGTGEAGVFARDQLDSLLDLAVAGCTELAEAQRKALLS
- a CDS encoding MBL fold metallo-hydrolase, with translation MRLTVLGCAGSFPGPEAPCSAYLVEADGFRLLVDFGSGSLSSLQRYAGLHAPDAILLTHLHCDHILDAVTYVVVRRYAPEGPYPALPVYAPSGAPDRLSAAYGDDGTVEDVYQFYALQPGTFPIGPFTVTVDRVNHPVETYGVRLEHDGRSLCYSSDTAPCDALLRLAQNADVFLCEASYLDGVDNPPDLHLTGREAGETATKAVVGRLLLTHLVAAWGSEAHTLESAASAYTGPIDVVRPGASYDV
- a CDS encoding PLP-dependent cysteine synthase family protein, translating into MARYDSLLDACGGTPLVGLPRLSPTVPDGAPPVRLWAKLEDRNPTGSIKDRAALFMVRAAEEAGRLRAGDTILEPTSGNTGISLAMVAKLRGYRLVCVMPENVSTERVQLLRMYGAEIIFSPAAGGSNQAVATAKQIAAEHPDWVMLYQYGNEANARAHYETTGPELLHDLPGITHFVAGLGTTGTLMGTGRYLREKVDGIQVVAAEPRYGELVYGLRNIDEGYVPELYDASVLSRRFSVGTRDAVLRTRQLVEVEGIFAGFSTGAILHAALAVAHEAVRDGRRADVAFVVCDGGWKYLSTGAYGGTLADAEDALEGQLWA